A window from Cryptomeria japonica chromosome 1, Sugi_1.0, whole genome shotgun sequence encodes these proteins:
- the LOC131035368 gene encoding LOW QUALITY PROTEIN: pentatricopeptide repeat-containing protein At1g11290, chloroplastic (The sequence of the model RefSeq protein was modified relative to this genomic sequence to represent the inferred CDS: deleted 1 base in 1 codon), whose translation MASLWEVSFVVNYHTLYKVKHYNRVHRRLFTNFNRGQNSRWITRLGDSKNNTYRCDLIACASLLQTCKDVRSINQVHAQVFIAGLYQNIFLGSKLVNMYAMYSSMDYGRQVFDRMPDRDVCLWNVLIRGYARNGPCEEALALYYQMQEHGVQPDKFTFPFVLKACAELSALQQGKKIHEDIVGRWFEKDIYVGNSLVAMYAKCGKIDIAREVFNKMSERDVVSWTALIDGLAQNGNDSEALILFDQMVESGFEPNQVTLLCVLQACGRLGALQQGEWIHDKIIQRGLLSNVKISNSLVAMYAKCGNVRVARQLFDSMSRTDLVSWNSMIAGYSQNGHASEALELFQQMQLANVRPCSLTMVSLLQSCAHLIDLGKGECIHAYVVRSGFLSDIVLTTALVNMYAKCGNIASARDLFAIMPRRNEVCWNAIIAGHVHNGEYNEALTFFNQMQLTDVKPNHVTMIGILPACAHLASLNQGKVIHGYIIKSGLESDVLIGNSIIDMYNKCGSLCSSREMFNKMFQRDVVSWNTIISGYGIHGRGEDALALFSQMQQTDIKPDFITFICVLSACSHAGLVEKGWKYFECMDLEYGITPNSQHYACIVDLLGRAGYLDAAKHFIEKMPGKPGASVWGALLGACRIHHNILLGEWVAEHLFHLEPDKAAHHVLLSNIYAAAGRWGNVSKIRTLMKVKGIKRSPGCSLIHVNNKIHSFIVGDTSHPQSVQIYEMLRTLTREMENAGYVPSTNLVLHDVEEEVKEHMLYSYSHSEKLAIAFGLISTSPGMPITIIKNLRVCIDCHDATKFISKIVNREIILRDSNRFHHFKDGSCSCRDYW comes from the exons ATGGCCTCTTTATGGGAAGTGTCCTTTGTTGTAAACTACCACACCTTATACAAGGTTAAACATTATAACAGAGTTCATAGGCGCTTATTTACCAATTTTAACAGGGGACAAAATTCTCGCTGGATCACCCGACTTGGCGATTCCAAAAATAATACATATAGATGTGATCTTATTGCGTGTGCTTCTCTCTTGCAAACCTGTAAAGATGTGAGATCAATTAACCAGGTGCACGCCCAAGTTTTCATAGCGGGGTTGTACCAAAATATCTTCTTAGGTAGCAAACTTGTGAATATGTATGCCATGTACAGTAGTATGGATTATGGACGACAAGTGTTCGACAGAATGCCTGATCGAGATGTTTGCTTGTGGAATGTTTTGATAAGAGGGTATGCGAGGAACGGACCATGTGAGGAAGCCTTGGCACTGTATTACCAAATGCAAGAGCATGGTGTACAACCAGACAAATTCACGTTTCCCTTCGTGCTCAAAGCGTGTGCAGAACTATCGGCTTTGCAACAGGGGAAAAAGATCCATGAAGACATTGTAGGACGTTGGTTTGAGAAGGATATCTATGTGGGGAATTCGCTTGTGGCAATGTATGCGAAATGTGGGAAGATTGATATTGCACGCGAAGTGTTTAACAAAATGTCTGAAAGggatgtggtttcctggactgcacTAATTGATGGGCTTGCGCAGAATGGGAATGACAGTGAAGCATTGATTCTATTTGATCAAATGGTAGAGTCGGGATTTGAGCCAAACCAGGTTACATTACTGTGTGTGCTTCAGGCTTGCGGGCGCTTGGGAGCTTTGCAACAAGGTGAGTGGATTCATGATAAAATAATTCAACGTGGACTTCTTTCAAATGTTAAAATTAGCAATTCACTTGTGGCCATGTACGCCAAATGTGGGAATGTAAGAGTTGCGCGCCAGCTATTTGATAGCATGTCTAGAACTGATCTGGTCTCATGGAACTCAATGATTGCTGGATATTCTCAGAATGGACATGCCAGTGAAGCCTTGGAACTCTTTCAACAAATGCAGCTTGCAAACGTTCGGCCCTGCTCACTAACCATGGTGAGTTTGCTCCAATCATGTGCCCATTTGATAGATCTAGGAAAAGGTGAGTGTATCCATGCTTATGTTGTTCGAAGCGGTTTTTTGTCTGATATTGTTTTGACAACTGCTCTCGTAAACATGTATGCCAAATGTGGGAATATAGCTAGTGCTAGGGATTTGTTTGCAATAATGCCTAGAAGAAATGAAGTTTGTTGGAATGCAATTATTGCTGGGCATGTCCACAATGGAGAATACAATGAAGCCTTGACATTCTTCAACCAAATGCAACTAACAGACGTAAAACCAAACCATGTCACCATGATAGGCATTCTCCCAGCATGTGCCCATTTAGCTTCTCTGAATCAAGGTAAGGTGATCCATGGTTACATAATTAAAAGTGGACTTGAGTCAGATGTTCTTATTGGGAATTCCATCATTGACATGTATAATAAGTGTGGTAGTCTATGTAGTTCGCGAGAAATGTTTAACAAAATGTTTCAAAGAGATGTTGTTTCATGGAACACAATTATTTCAGGATATGGTATCCATGGGCGGGGTGAAGACGCCCTTGCCCTTTTTTCGCAAATGCAACAGACAGACATCAAGCCAGACTTCATCACATTTATTTGTGTTTTATCTGCTTGTAGTCATGCAGGTTTGGTGGAAAAGGGTTGGAAATATTTTGAGTGCATGGATCTAGAATATGGCATCACACCTAATTCACAGCACTATGCATGCATTGTTGATCTTCTTGGTCGAGCAGGATACCTGGATGCGGCAAAGCACTTCATTGAAAAGATGCCAGGTAAACCTGGTGCTAGTGTGTGGGGTGCATTGCTTGGCGCCTGCAGAATTCACCACAACATTTTGCTGGGGGAATGGGTGGCAGAACACCTCTTTCATTTAGAACCTGACAAAGCTGCACACCATGTTCTGTTGTCAAATATATATGCTGCTGCTGGCCGGTGGGGTAATGTTTCAAAGATTAGAACATTGATGAAAGTTAAGGGCATAAAAAGGTCACCGGGGTGCAGCCTGATTCATGTAAATAACAAAATTCATTCATTTATTGTTGGAGATACGTCCCATCCTCAATCTGTGCAAATATATGAAATGTTGCGAACTTTGACTAGGGAGATGGAGAATGCAGGGTATGTGCCAAGCACGAATTTGGTGCTGCATGATGTGGAGGAAGAGGTGAAGGAGCACATGCTATATAGT TATAGTCATAGTGAAAAGCTTGCGATAGCTTTTGGGCTTATAAGTACAAGCCCCGGGATGCCTATCACAATCATAAAAAATCTCCGTGTCTGTATTGACTGTCATGATGCTACTAAATTCATTTCTAAGATTGTCAACAGGGAAATAATTTTAAGGGATTCAAATCGTTTCCATCATTTTAAGGATGGATCATGTTCATGTAGGGATTATTGGTAA